The Plasmodium brasilianum strain Bolivian I chromosome 6, whole genome shotgun sequence genomic interval GAAAAAATAGgaacacaaaaaataaaaaaaagtatagaTATTTTAGTAATTAAGCAAAAAGTccattataaaaatacaacatcattatatattttcaaatttattaaCAGAAGATTATAAGATGACATATGTtctatgttaatatattaaggAGAACAAAGGGTAGGGGAAAGGAggtactaaaaaaaaaaaaaaaaaaaaaaaaaaaagtatgtatAGAAAGCAAAACCTTAAAAATGTGAAAcagatttattttattatatttaatttgatattagtttttcttttctatgtGTCCAAATTTTCCTGATGAGAAAAAAGTTCATGCACGATTGGAGCCTTTCCCTTCATGTGCATTTCCATTTCTGTACATCATTtgtttcatataataaaaaatacattttttcatctatcttaattatttttctatgggttagtttctttttcctctttttgaGGACTATCTCTCTATTCGTCTGCATAGTCCTATGCCGTATCTCCCCTTGCACCGTCATCATTCTCTATCAGAATGGTGGGTTCACCTtccccccttttttttttttcccccctaCCACTGTCATTGCTACAAGTACAACTACAACTACAACTACAACTACAACTACAACTGTTACGACTGTAACTATTCGTATTCTTCCTTATTTCCGCTATACGAACCTTGATGATAGTAGATACCCGAATAACCATAATAGTAGTTAAACAACTTGTTAACATGCATAgaagcacatatatatgtaataaaccAAAAGTATTTCTATGATTTTTTCATGATGAGTTAAACAGTTCCTTCCAATTGAATTTGCTCGCATAACAAAATAGGAAACACTGGAGAGACAGgcaccttttttttcatgtttacTTAAATCTTTTGGAAATATcgtttatattaattttcttgctactatacaacatatatgcataaataatgcatttattttgttgtcAATTTGTGagttttaactttttttttttttttttttttttttttttctaatcttcctttttttcgtattCACCATAACTAGTGAAGCTGCTCGCGTCGGCACAATTGCTAGCAACGCTAGCACTTCGGCTAATGCCCCTCCTTTTTGACCAGTAGTTACCCCCTAACACTTCATTCCTGCGCGCTTCCTTATAACATTATGCTCATTTGTGCCTAGCCATAGTATTCCCCGTATCCTTCTACATTATCTCACATACACAAGTGATGTAATCAATGcattctttaaaataattttattttgcatacTGTTTTGTACTAACAAAATATACCTTTCCCATTCCGATATGTTTCATGATGACAATCTTCGCCATTATTCTAAGTAGCTACAATAAACAGAAATGTAAAATGCGCATGATGGTATGTATTTCTATATGTTATGTTctgttgtatatattatatacgttGTTCATTGGGCAAATAATACCTTTTCTTATACTTTCACTGTTaagtaataaattatgaGCAAGTTATATGCATGTGCACATTATAGTATGGCATGGACAATGCATGACCATTATAggattataaataatatatatttttttttttattatcacttaaatatttatccCCATCTTTCTCTTCTTCTCCCTCTTTGTCGTCATAAATACCATCATCAAACATTACATTTCTCTAAGTACTCAAGTAATCCTGTATGGTTTTTTCATGATTTACACACTCAGTTAAAGTTTCCCCTGTACATTTTCCCTCATATGTATTCTTACTAAACATGTTCCTTTCCTCGTTCGTTAAACAAGTCCTACTGTCGTTGTTGTTGTACTGGTTGCTATACTCCTTTTCCTTACTATTTACTTTATCATGTTTATCCCTTTCTTCGTTAGGTGTGTTTCTCTCTTGCACTCTTACACACGAGTCATTCTTTAAAGATTCATCATGTTCAATgaaattttcattaacttTACTATAATTTGTGTGgctgttttttcctttccatTTCGCATCTTCGCAGTTTATGGTACTTCCATGGGGTACGTTTCTTGTATGTATCcgcttatatttatattcatctgTATGTTTATCTTTAACCTCATCCTTGACCCCATGTTTATGCGTATGTTTGtctatatgtttatgtttatccTTATGTTTGCTCCTCTCGTGAACACGTCTCTCCTGTGTGCCCTTCTTATACTCGCTTCTTTCCCACCGTGTTGCGCTGTACAAGGAATAATTTTTGGCTATATGTGGAAAATTGTTATAAAGACCTTCCGCATGTATTCCTCCTCTTTCTACCTGTTTttccatataatttattttccttttctgtAAATTGTATATGCTCTTATCATCATATTTTCTTCTGTTCTCACTGTAATTCCCTCCTTTATTGTACGTACTGGATCTGTGTTTACTGCTGTAATATATCCCTTCATTTGTGGGATGCCCAAAATTATAAGGCTGTtctttcttatatttttccttttttatacttttttccGCTCGTTCATCTTCATCATATGTCTTATCACGTACATACAATACATAATCTTTATCACTACAACTGTCGTTTTCCATGTAAACGTTGCTCTTTTCCATAATTGGATCTACATCTTGGCTTCTTAAATCACCATCATACtgtttgttattattattattggtagtagtagtagtagtagtattaGCAGTAGTAGCATCAGTAGTAGTGTTAGTAGTATTCGCAGTAGTATTAGCAGTAGTAGCATCAGTAGTAGTGTTAGTAGTATtcgcagtagtagtagtggtattattattcctcctttttttatgGGATTTATTATGTTCTCTTTCGTTGTGAGTAGAATCATACAATGGTCTCTTCCTCCTTACTTCCATGTGCCTGCTGTGGGTGAAGTTCCCTAATTCGTTTTCCTCATCATGGACATATTCCTTTAACTCTCTAACTCTATGTTCATGTACAGTGCCGCGTTCCTTTTCAGTTAGATCATTCTCCGGAATACTTTTCCTCTGCTCACGAGTAACGCAAAATTCATTACGCAGAGAAAATGTCCAATCGTGTAAAACGTTTTTAACCTTAATCTTGTAGGATATATGATCTGTGTGATGACAGTAAATACTGGTATGATCACATGAGCATTTGGCTTCATTTATTGATGGACAAACAATGcacatattattatcatgATGGTATgttaagatatataaattagaatttttgtttttatgtatttcatTATGACAATTATTACAGTTAGAATGACAATCCTTTTGATAAAGAAAATGATTCGAACATGGCTTCCTACCTCCTTCACTGCACTCGTTACACGTATCATAtgatttttttgtattactaTACATATTGTTTCTGTTTAATAAATTGACTATAACAGAATCTGTACCGCGATCACTGCGGTTATTGCAGTTAGTGCGGTCATTAGAGTAGTCATTAATATCAATATTATGTTTACCATTGTAGTAAGCACTTCCATTATTAGGATCATAACTGTAGTTATCACTATCACTAACACGCTCAGCATTACAATCATCACCCCCAATATTATGATCATTATTGTAGTCATCATgtccattattataattaacaatGTTGTTATAAGtgcctttatttttttcatcccTGTCGAATAAAATCATTAGGTCTTTGGTTACATCGCCTAAGTTGCTGACTTCATCTTTTTCACTCCCCAAGTGATCAAGCAGGTCCTTTGTAATCACATGcgcatattttctttttttatacaaactatttaatatatcgaaataatgtttttttaaatttttcggTAGATGATCAATGGAATGACAAAATTGGCATTCATTTAGTAAGAAGCAAAATCTACCTTCTATAAAATGATTACAAactttacatttatttttaaagtgtAACATCTTTAAAGGATGTAATGGTGAGTGTTCATTAAGATGAGTATAATGATGACACCACTTACAGTTGATTTTAAGATTACAAGAATTTCTATTACTACCAAATTTATAACATGGTACACATAACCCATGTACATGTAACactttttgtaatatatataaaataatttcatcattaatatttaattcaaatatttctattaatGCGTTTGTTATACTTTGTCCCTTTGTGTAATATAACTCATTAAAATTGTTCAGTATCTTTTTTCGTTGTTCTCCTAATTGATATATTTCTTTCAGTTCACATAATCTGGATGTATTAATAGTTTCGTTATTAATTGTATAATTGCTATTCTGACCATGGTCCATATTTTGCATTTCccctttcctttttttataaaaacctCTTTCTT includes:
- a CDS encoding centrosomal protein CEP120: MNSESISTRLRKCKSITEQKEDTHTKVCNDEGKETHNTIFSNDEKEIGKLGVIETDEDTGADNYDDSFSINETDNYAANEEACYDANEEACYDANEEACYATNEVECYATNEVECYAANKSAYYGVHQPNNRTDPRTEREIDGNQFKERGFYKKRKGEMQNMDHGQNSNYTINNETINTSRLCELKEIYQLGEQRKKILNNFNELYYTKGQSITNALIEIFELNINDEIILYILQKVLHVHGLCVPCYKFGSNRNSCNLKINCKWCHHYTHLNEHSPLHPLKMLHFKNKCKVCNHFIEGRFCFLLNECQFCHSIDHLPKNLKKHYFDILNSLYKKRKYAHVITKDLLDHLGSEKDEVSNLGDVTKDLMILFDRDEKNKGTYNNIVNYNNGHDDYNNDHNIGGDDCNAERVSDSDNYSYDPNNGSAYYNGKHNIDINDYSNDRTNCNNRSDRGTDSVIVNLLNRNNMYSNTKKSYDTCNECSEGGRKPCSNHFLYQKDCHSNCNNCHNEIHKNKNSNLYILTYHHDNNMCIVCPSINEAKCSCDHTSIYCHHTDHISYKIKVKNVLHDWTFSLRNEFCVTREQRKSIPENDLTEKERGTVHEHRVRELKEYVHDEENELGNFTHSRHMEVRRKRPLYDSTHNEREHNKSHKKRRNNNTTTTTANTTNTTTDATTANTTANTTNTTTDATTANTTTTTTTNNNNNKQYDGDLRSQDVDPIMEKSNVYMENDSCSDKDYVLYVRDKTYDEDERAEKSIKKEKYKKEQPYNFGHPTNEGIYYSSKHRSSTYNKGGNYSENRRKYDDKSIYNLQKRKINYMEKQVERGGIHAEGLYNNFPHIAKNYSLYSATRWERSEYKKGTQERRVHERSKHKDKHKHIDKHTHKHGVKDEVKDKHTDEYKYKRIHTRNVPHGSTINCEDAKWKGKNSHTNYSKVNENFIEHDESLKNDSCVRVQERNTPNEERDKHDKVNSKEKEYSNQYNNNDSRTCLTNEERNMFSKNTYEGKCTGETLTECLLRIMAKIVIMKHIGMGKVYFVSTKQNEVLGGNYWSKRRGISRSASVASNCADASSFTSYGEYEKKED